Proteins co-encoded in one Cytophaga hutchinsonii ATCC 33406 genomic window:
- the cysM gene encoding cysteine synthase CysM, which produces MATLLDFIGNTPLVEITRIFNKPNVKIFAKLEGHNPGGSVKDRAALGMIKGALERGEIKPGMKLIEATSGNTGIALAMIARLYNLDIELVMPDNSTRERVLTMEAFGAKVTLTPAAVSIEGSRDYAEAQVAKGGFFMLNQFANPDNYMAHYHSTGPEIWRDTNGTVTHFVSSMGTTGTIMGTSKFLKEKNSAVQIVGVQPTEGSKIPGIRRWPVEYLPKIYDDSRVDVKMDVSEEESVAMTRRLAREEGIFGGMSSGGAMAAAIKLGNEIESGIIVSIVCDRGDRYLSSDLFGA; this is translated from the coding sequence ATGGCTACCCTACTTGATTTTATTGGCAATACGCCCCTTGTTGAGATTACCCGCATTTTCAATAAACCAAATGTTAAAATATTTGCAAAGCTTGAAGGCCATAATCCGGGCGGAAGTGTAAAAGACCGTGCTGCTTTAGGCATGATCAAAGGTGCACTGGAACGCGGCGAGATTAAACCCGGCATGAAGCTGATCGAAGCTACAAGCGGTAACACAGGTATTGCCCTGGCGATGATTGCCCGTTTATACAACCTGGATATTGAACTGGTAATGCCTGACAACTCTACGCGCGAGCGTGTATTAACGATGGAAGCATTTGGCGCAAAGGTTACCTTAACACCTGCTGCGGTAAGTATAGAAGGTTCGCGTGATTATGCCGAGGCACAGGTAGCGAAAGGCGGCTTCTTTATGCTCAACCAGTTTGCAAACCCGGATAATTACATGGCGCATTATCACTCTACCGGTCCGGAGATCTGGAGAGATACAAATGGCACGGTAACACACTTTGTTTCTTCTATGGGAACAACAGGAACGATCATGGGGACGTCTAAATTTTTAAAAGAAAAAAATTCAGCGGTACAGATCGTTGGTGTACAGCCAACGGAAGGCTCTAAAATACCGGGTATCCGCCGCTGGCCGGTTGAATACCTACCAAAGATTTACGACGATTCTCGTGTAGACGTAAAGATGGACGTAAGCGAAGAAGAATCTGTTGCCATGACACGCAGGCTTGCCCGTGAAGAAGGTATCTTCGGCGGTATGAGTAGTGGAGGCGCAATGGCAGCAGCTATAAAATTAGGAAACGAAATTGAATCCGGCATAATTGTCAGCATCGTATGCGACCGCGGCGACCGTTATTTATCCAGCGATTTATTTGGTGCGTAG
- the epsC gene encoding serine O-acetyltransferase EpsC codes for MNKHFLETLLQKHQQAGTFPSTSDICRLVTRILLVLFPEQTQAKYKDVADVEIQMGVYQKELTRLLGSMQKDLPAPANELSDAFMNELSVIYDKLLLDIQAILNGDPAARSEFEVIRAYPGFYAIAFYRMAHALYKLNIPLMPRIIMEYAHSKTGIDIHPGATIGKNFYIDHGTGIVIGETAHIGDNVKVYQGVTLGALSVSKDKADTKRHPTIEDNVIIYSGATILGGKTVVGHDSIIGGNVWLTESVQPFTRVYHKAQIEVIIKNADPSLNETENNEEAIRKMKKAESENTKKNS; via the coding sequence ATGAATAAGCACTTTTTAGAAACGCTCTTACAAAAACACCAGCAGGCAGGTACCTTTCCATCTACTTCCGATATCTGCAGATTGGTTACGCGCATTCTATTGGTTTTATTTCCGGAACAAACGCAGGCAAAATATAAAGATGTTGCTGATGTTGAAATACAAATGGGCGTGTATCAAAAAGAACTGACACGATTGTTAGGATCCATGCAAAAAGATCTGCCTGCTCCTGCAAATGAATTGTCAGATGCTTTCATGAATGAACTTTCTGTGATCTATGATAAACTCTTACTCGACATACAGGCTATCTTAAACGGTGATCCTGCTGCACGTTCGGAGTTTGAAGTGATCCGTGCCTATCCGGGTTTTTATGCGATTGCTTTTTACCGCATGGCGCATGCGTTATACAAATTGAATATTCCCTTAATGCCGCGTATTATAATGGAATATGCGCATAGCAAAACAGGTATTGATATTCATCCGGGTGCTACAATCGGTAAAAACTTTTATATCGATCACGGTACAGGTATTGTAATCGGAGAAACGGCGCACATTGGAGACAATGTTAAAGTGTATCAGGGTGTAACACTTGGTGCCTTGAGTGTTTCAAAAGATAAGGCGGATACCAAACGCCATCCAACAATTGAAGACAATGTGATCATTTACTCAGGTGCTACCATATTAGGCGGCAAAACAGTTGTAGGCCATGACAGCATCATTGGCGGAAACGTCTGGCTTACAGAAAGCGTACAACCGTTTACGCGTGTGTATCACAAAGCACAGATCGAAGTAATAATAAAAAATGCTGATCCTTCTTTAAACGAAACCGAAAACAATGAAGAAGCTATTCGAAAAATGAAGAAGGCTGAATCAGAAAACACAAAAAAGAATTCCTGA
- the bshC gene encoding bacillithiol biosynthesis cysteine-adding enzyme BshC: protein MSAFSVEKIGLQDSQQFSKLFIDYLAQQEHIQPLYTFYPDMAGLETAIEKRSKQPINRTVLVERLKAQYKDLPVSEKVQQNIERLASEHTFTITTGHQLCLGTGPLYLILKTLSCVKLCEALKTKHADNEFVPVFWMASEDHDAAEINHFYVFGKKYTWETTQTGAVGRFTTTGISEVLETIKDIPAWLKDAYQSSVTLAEATRKVMHQLFAEYGVVVIDGDDAALKKEFTAVIEKELFEQPAVAVMNQTNRSIERHGYSIQVNPRDINLFYVKDSLRERIEKQGERFVVLHTDVSFSAGEIKKEVADHPERFSPNVVLRPLYESTILPDIAYVGGPGEIAYWLQLKEVFAVYNTFLPAIFPRMFSGVITKQQCVKLEKAHVTVAELFLSEFDLKQVVVSRSIQEEISIEAEAGKITAAFDTIASIAATVDGSLQSWAQAEKAKALKQLEDIEKKLRKAEERKHDDVIKSVLGIRDKILPNGKLQERQESVFTFLVNDAQLIEKLYQSLDPCTFNIQMCCYE, encoded by the coding sequence ATGAGTGCATTTTCAGTAGAAAAGATTGGTTTACAGGATTCTCAGCAGTTTAGTAAATTATTTATAGATTATCTGGCTCAACAAGAGCATATTCAGCCCTTATATACTTTTTACCCGGATATGGCTGGACTGGAAACAGCAATAGAAAAACGAAGCAAACAGCCAATCAATAGAACCGTATTGGTTGAACGCCTGAAAGCACAATATAAAGATCTTCCGGTATCTGAAAAGGTTCAGCAAAATATAGAGCGCCTGGCAAGTGAACATACTTTTACCATTACAACCGGTCATCAGTTGTGTTTGGGTACCGGCCCGCTGTACCTGATTTTAAAGACCTTAAGCTGTGTAAAGTTATGTGAAGCATTAAAAACAAAACATGCAGATAATGAATTTGTTCCTGTTTTCTGGATGGCTTCGGAAGATCATGATGCTGCAGAAATAAATCATTTTTATGTATTCGGGAAAAAGTATACCTGGGAAACCACGCAGACCGGTGCAGTAGGAAGGTTTACTACTACAGGTATTTCAGAAGTCTTAGAAACCATTAAAGATATACCAGCCTGGCTGAAAGATGCCTATCAATCTTCGGTAACACTTGCGGAAGCAACACGAAAGGTAATGCATCAGTTATTTGCTGAATATGGCGTAGTTGTAATTGATGGGGACGATGCAGCTCTCAAAAAAGAATTCACTGCCGTTATCGAAAAAGAATTGTTTGAACAGCCGGCTGTTGCCGTAATGAACCAGACAAACAGATCAATTGAACGTCATGGCTATTCCATACAAGTGAATCCGCGCGATATTAATTTATTTTATGTAAAAGATTCCCTGCGCGAACGGATAGAGAAACAAGGAGAACGGTTTGTTGTACTGCACACAGATGTTTCTTTTTCTGCGGGAGAAATTAAAAAGGAAGTAGCAGACCATCCGGAGCGATTCAGTCCGAATGTTGTGCTGCGCCCTCTATATGAAAGTACGATACTGCCGGATATTGCCTATGTAGGCGGACCCGGAGAAATTGCATACTGGCTGCAGCTGAAAGAAGTATTTGCCGTGTACAATACATTTCTGCCCGCTATTTTTCCGCGGATGTTTTCAGGCGTTATTACAAAACAACAATGTGTTAAATTAGAAAAAGCGCATGTAACAGTGGCAGAATTATTTTTGTCTGAATTTGATCTGAAACAGGTTGTTGTTTCCCGATCCATTCAGGAAGAAATTTCCATTGAAGCAGAAGCAGGTAAAATTACAGCAGCCTTTGATACGATTGCATCCATTGCTGCTACGGTTGACGGCTCCTTACAATCGTGGGCGCAGGCAGAAAAAGCAAAAGCGTTGAAGCAGCTTGAAGATATTGAAAAAAAATTGCGCAAGGCAGAAGAACGTAAGCACGATGATGTGATCAAAAGTGTGTTGGGTATTCGTGATAAAATATTGCCAAATGGTAAATTGCAGGAACGGCAGGAATCTGTGTTTACCTTTTTGGTGAACGATGCACAGCTGATCGAAAAATTATATCAATCGCTTGATCCCTGCACATTCAATATTCAGATGTGTTGTTATGAATAA
- a CDS encoding 5-formyltetrahydrofolate cyclo-ligase: protein MNKDAIRKQYIAKRNGLSETQVKQKSKAISETFIASEIWKTCRVIHIFISIPGKAEVDTSDLIDFFYTQHPEIKLCTSILAENNIDLLHTHITPETTYLPNKWNIPEPVERNAVNEETIDLILLPLVAFDATGNRVGYGKGFYDRFLQKCKPHVIKAGLSLFEPAEELIEADDWDVPLDYSISPDKIFSFIKR, encoded by the coding sequence ATGAATAAAGACGCAATACGCAAACAGTATATAGCTAAACGAAACGGCCTTTCTGAGACACAGGTAAAGCAGAAGAGCAAAGCAATCTCTGAAACTTTTATTGCTTCAGAGATCTGGAAAACATGCCGCGTTATTCATATTTTTATTTCTATTCCGGGTAAAGCTGAAGTTGATACATCTGATCTGATTGATTTTTTTTATACGCAGCATCCGGAAATAAAATTATGTACGTCTATTCTGGCAGAAAATAATATTGATCTGCTGCATACGCATATTACACCGGAAACAACATACCTGCCTAATAAATGGAACATCCCAGAACCGGTAGAGCGGAATGCAGTGAATGAAGAAACAATTGACCTGATCCTGCTTCCGTTAGTAGCCTTTGATGCAACAGGTAACAGAGTGGGGTATGGTAAAGGTTTTTACGACCGTTTTTTACAGAAGTGTAAACCGCATGTTATAAAAGCGGGTTTGAGTTTATTTGAACCTGCAGAAGAACTGATTGAAGCAGATGATTGGGATGTACCGCTGGATTACAGTATCAGTCCGGATAAAATTTTCAGTTTTATAAAAAGATAA
- a CDS encoding OmpA family protein: protein MKRFLLILSLFVSQVSQAQQLSVFFDSGKSILSEREKQRLDSLIYTFETELIYDIRLVGHTDSTGYPEKNKQLSKARAIAVYTYLSKRKNIHFSSITGKGSLSPVQANTTDAGRAHNRRCDISITVSNVAPANWVLPVQNFNVANENKSVLYTKNGCKVYVLPGTFQVKPTDTVSIQITEYKDPADFIAGDLPMSYLKNGHTYMFESEQMMKVEAFVDTVPVPLMKLLGLQCPDIDTSGGVHFYEFSGTAAPSANVRKKLESGRVEVEIITFTVARDSVDVPTITESKTEEKKTEQKVKKTVVTRQPSKPISQPVKKSDSKQSGKKQPQQKHIQQNVKTTEPDVSGKIILKSDTGRAVKIEPDTSREFVIIPDTGRAFYLEGNYVYDWRSSNQTYCLFDAGCANGLCDTVFVRNMIRQGRRYKGKKLLHVPLIDFNSYYARYRNFAYDGMYLKCEKRTEDLYSVHITYKKKNAHNTVFKIKSFANNPEYKPLKSIKWIIPAPITNKDVQLFKQAEVSDFSILPSYEYAYNSWGSYCFEIKSDSGWCVFSAEPKRSRKAEKRYELYTQLFEDRVIAFNDSIKKYIADNKLQELYCFYDFMRNLSSNKIISTHCFHTSLPACHPFEYSKNKIDTAGLNLYSCLKKDACIFDFIGFVSWLRFYNKNMDLLQHELAGLSIHEIVACQCRYIDIPPCRSKWEHKDVNPNGNNIINIGLGEYNFDSEMRLEKQQQIYDAVYLNQQGDTLLKCSKSIINMKSYTYCNHTAYTIIPGFNGLLKQTDPAVLILLPGKKNLLYFENHGRKYKLYLDLTNIETYTGTVFILTEITEQASTLDGLKNELEKTE, encoded by the coding sequence ATGAAAAGATTTTTACTTATTCTAAGTCTGTTTGTAAGTCAGGTTTCACAGGCACAGCAGCTATCCGTATTTTTTGATTCTGGAAAATCAATATTGTCTGAAAGAGAAAAGCAACGGCTGGATTCATTGATATATACGTTTGAAACAGAACTTATATATGATATCAGATTGGTTGGACATACCGATTCAACCGGATATCCGGAAAAAAATAAACAGTTATCTAAAGCCCGTGCTATCGCAGTTTATACCTATCTGTCCAAAAGAAAAAATATTCATTTTTCCAGTATAACAGGAAAGGGATCTTTATCTCCTGTACAAGCCAATACCACAGATGCCGGCAGAGCGCACAACAGAAGATGTGATATCAGCATTACAGTTTCTAACGTTGCACCGGCAAACTGGGTGCTGCCAGTGCAGAATTTTAATGTTGCAAATGAAAATAAAAGTGTCTTGTATACTAAAAACGGCTGCAAAGTATACGTATTGCCAGGCACGTTCCAGGTAAAGCCAACGGATACGGTTTCTATTCAGATAACAGAATATAAAGATCCTGCAGATTTTATTGCCGGTGATTTGCCAATGAGTTATTTAAAAAACGGACACACCTATATGTTTGAATCGGAACAGATGATGAAGGTTGAAGCGTTTGTCGACACAGTTCCGGTTCCGTTAATGAAACTGTTAGGCTTGCAATGTCCGGATATAGACACAAGCGGTGGGGTGCACTTTTATGAATTTTCCGGTACGGCTGCTCCTTCTGCCAATGTACGTAAAAAGCTTGAATCCGGAAGAGTAGAAGTGGAAATAATAACGTTTACTGTAGCCAGGGATTCTGTTGATGTACCAACCATTACTGAAAGTAAAACAGAAGAAAAAAAAACGGAGCAGAAAGTAAAAAAAACGGTAGTTACCAGGCAGCCGTCCAAGCCCATCAGTCAGCCGGTAAAAAAATCTGACTCAAAACAATCCGGCAAAAAACAGCCGCAACAAAAACACATACAGCAAAATGTAAAAACGACAGAACCTGATGTATCCGGAAAAATTATATTGAAGTCCGACACGGGCAGAGCCGTTAAAATTGAACCCGATACAAGCAGGGAATTTGTTATAATACCTGATACAGGCAGAGCGTTTTACCTGGAAGGCAATTATGTGTATGACTGGCGCAGCTCAAATCAGACGTATTGTTTGTTTGATGCAGGCTGCGCAAATGGACTTTGTGATACGGTTTTTGTTCGTAATATGATCCGGCAGGGGCGCAGGTACAAGGGTAAGAAATTATTACATGTGCCCTTGATCGATTTTAATTCTTATTACGCACGATATAGAAATTTTGCTTACGATGGCATGTATTTAAAATGTGAAAAAAGAACGGAAGATCTTTATTCCGTTCATATAACGTATAAGAAAAAAAATGCTCATAATACTGTTTTTAAAATCAAATCTTTTGCAAACAACCCGGAATATAAACCTTTAAAGAGTATTAAATGGATCATTCCTGCACCAATTACCAATAAGGATGTTCAATTGTTTAAACAGGCAGAAGTGTCAGATTTCAGCATACTGCCTTCGTATGAATATGCATACAATAGTTGGGGTAGTTATTGTTTTGAAATAAAAAGTGATTCGGGCTGGTGTGTATTTTCTGCAGAGCCAAAGAGATCCAGGAAAGCTGAGAAAAGATATGAACTATATACACAGCTTTTTGAAGATAGAGTAATCGCTTTTAATGACAGTATTAAAAAGTATATAGCAGATAATAAATTACAGGAATTGTATTGCTTTTACGATTTTATGAGAAACTTATCCAGCAATAAAATTATCTCAACGCATTGTTTTCATACATCTCTGCCCGCCTGTCATCCATTTGAGTATTCTAAAAATAAAATAGATACGGCTGGTCTTAATCTATACAGCTGCCTGAAAAAAGATGCATGTATATTTGATTTTATCGGGTTTGTTTCCTGGTTACGGTTTTACAATAAAAATATGGATCTGCTTCAGCATGAATTAGCAGGGCTAAGCATTCATGAAATTGTTGCATGTCAATGCAGGTATATAGATATACCTCCCTGCAGAAGTAAATGGGAGCATAAAGACGTTAATCCGAATGGAAATAATATTATTAATATAGGTTTGGGAGAATATAATTTTGACAGTGAAATGAGACTCGAAAAGCAGCAGCAAATCTATGATGCTGTTTATCTGAATCAGCAGGGAGATACATTGTTGAAATGCTCAAAAAGTATTATTAATATGAAATCATATACGTATTGCAATCATACCGCTTATACGATTATTCCCGGCTTTAATGGGCTGCTAAAACAAACCGATCCGGCTGTATTAATACTATTACCCGGTAAAAAGAACTTGCTGTATTTTGAAAATCATGGAAGAAAATACAAATTGTATCTGGACCTTACAAATATTGAAACATATACAGGAACAGTTTTTATTTTAACGGAAATAACAGAGCAGGCTTCAACACTGGATGGACTGAAAAATGAACTGGAGAAAACAGAATAA
- a CDS encoding S41 family peptidase yields MENEKPKNTLFQMRLPIFLALAVICGIFIGAALSKKGTEQNIAGNYLRFAEILNYVQQDYVDTVDVDKLVDYSISQMLEKLDPHTSYIPASERQIADSHLESDFEGIGIEFNIIKDTIYVVSPISGGPSEKAGLMAGDKIIKVDSIQMAGNGVTSADVFKRLRGKKGTKVLLTVKRSNSSKLLTYTIIRDKIPTYSIDAAYMIDKTTGYIKISRFGDKTYNEFLTALTDLKTQGMQRLMIDLKDNGGGYLDRATNIADQLIDGNKMIVYTNGKGTKYDQEIRARVTGAFETGPVVVLINEGSASASEILSGALQDNDRGLIVGRRSFGKGLVQMPINLNDGSELRLTISRYYTPSGRSIQKPYDKEDASAYESDLLSRYEHGEFFHADSIHFNDSLKFKTLKGRTVYGGGGIMPDVFVGRDTSEYTKYLMELFNQNVIREYTLNYYQTNKAALTKMTFEEYFKSFTVTEAMLKDMLDLAAKTGVKYNEVQYKRSKDFIKNNIKAYIARSAWGNKGFYPIYNQKDEIYNKGLNAFKEAEKISQ; encoded by the coding sequence ATGGAGAACGAAAAACCTAAGAATACCCTCTTCCAGATGCGCTTGCCGATCTTTTTAGCATTGGCAGTAATCTGTGGAATTTTTATTGGTGCTGCTTTATCTAAAAAGGGCACGGAACAAAATATCGCCGGCAATTATTTACGCTTTGCAGAAATATTAAATTATGTACAGCAGGATTATGTAGATACAGTAGATGTCGATAAGCTCGTTGATTATTCCATCAGCCAGATGCTGGAAAAATTAGATCCTCATACTTCCTACATCCCGGCAAGCGAACGTCAGATCGCGGATTCTCATTTAGAGAGCGATTTTGAAGGTATTGGTATTGAATTCAATATTATAAAAGATACCATCTATGTTGTTTCTCCTATCAGCGGCGGCCCATCTGAAAAGGCGGGTTTAATGGCTGGCGATAAAATTATTAAAGTAGATAGCATACAAATGGCAGGTAACGGTGTTACGTCTGCAGATGTATTCAAACGGCTTCGCGGTAAAAAAGGAACAAAGGTTTTGCTGACTGTAAAACGCAGCAACTCCAGCAAACTGCTTACGTACACCATCATCCGGGATAAAATACCAACGTATTCCATTGATGCTGCTTACATGATCGATAAAACAACTGGTTATATCAAGATCAGCCGTTTCGGTGATAAAACCTACAATGAATTTTTAACTGCCTTGACAGACCTGAAAACACAAGGTATGCAGCGATTAATGATTGATTTGAAAGACAATGGCGGCGGTTACCTGGATCGTGCAACAAACATTGCCGATCAATTAATTGATGGTAATAAAATGATTGTATATACAAATGGTAAAGGAACAAAATACGATCAGGAAATACGTGCACGTGTTACAGGTGCATTTGAAACAGGTCCGGTAGTTGTATTGATCAACGAAGGCAGCGCATCTGCCTCGGAAATTCTTTCAGGTGCCTTGCAGGATAACGACCGCGGATTAATCGTGGGCAGAAGATCCTTTGGAAAAGGTTTGGTACAGATGCCGATCAACTTAAATGACGGATCTGAATTGCGTCTGACGATCTCCCGGTACTATACTCCAAGCGGCAGAAGCATTCAGAAGCCATATGATAAAGAAGATGCATCGGCATATGAATCTGATCTGTTGTCGCGTTATGAACATGGCGAGTTCTTCCATGCAGACAGTATTCACTTTAATGACTCGTTAAAATTCAAAACATTAAAAGGAAGAACCGTATATGGCGGCGGCGGTATTATGCCGGATGTATTTGTAGGAAGAGACACATCTGAGTACACAAAATATTTAATGGAACTGTTTAATCAGAACGTGATCAGAGAGTATACATTAAATTACTATCAGACAAATAAAGCAGCGCTTACAAAAATGACATTTGAAGAATATTTCAAATCGTTTACCGTAACAGAGGCGATGCTGAAAGATATGCTTGACCTTGCTGCTAAAACCGGCGTTAAATATAATGAGGTTCAATACAAACGTTCAAAAGATTTCATTAAAAATAACATAAAAGCCTATATTGCCCGCAGTGCTTGGGGAAACAAAGGATTCTATCCGATCTATAACCAGAAAGATGAAATCTATAACAAAGGCTTGAATGCATTTAAAGAAGCGGAAAAAATATCTCAATAA
- a CDS encoding hemerythrin domain-containing protein produces the protein MKTTPLHSSLQELIERDYTFARSLFYLGIPFEKRLGDALGEVLADYGISIEKFNRMVSESNAESFPGPAFFKRFKVDAIIEYLKHAHYLYIKEKIPFISKLIQELPDTDKRTHDLKLVFPYVIEDFIKHIYHEEDSLFYYVLKLHAASISPFNESVMLEVMNKYSIHRMFAHHQEDDDEMKGIRELTNNYATEDISDIHLKLIYKELQAFEKELFIHACIENEVLFPKALELEAKVAKYVAESLKEY, from the coding sequence ATGAAAACAACCCCTTTGCATTCTTCATTACAGGAACTTATTGAACGTGATTATACATTTGCCCGTTCATTATTTTATTTAGGAATTCCTTTTGAAAAAAGACTGGGAGATGCGCTTGGTGAAGTGCTGGCAGATTACGGCATTTCAATTGAAAAATTTAACCGCATGGTTTCTGAATCGAATGCAGAAAGTTTCCCCGGGCCTGCTTTTTTCAAACGATTCAAAGTAGATGCAATCATTGAATACCTGAAACATGCACACTATTTATACATCAAAGAAAAAATTCCATTCATATCTAAATTGATTCAGGAACTGCCGGATACAGATAAGCGTACACACGATCTGAAACTGGTCTTCCCGTATGTGATTGAAGATTTTATCAAACACATTTACCACGAAGAAGACTCACTTTTTTATTATGTGCTGAAATTACATGCCGCCAGTATCAGTCCGTTTAATGAATCGGTGATGCTGGAAGTAATGAATAAATATTCTATTCACAGAATGTTCGCGCACCACCAGGAAGACGATGATGAAATGAAAGGCATTCGCGAGTTGACCAATAATTATGCAACCGAAGACATTTCAGATATTCATTTGAAGCTTATTTATAAGGAGCTACAGGCTTTTGAAAAAGAATTGTTTATTCACGCATGTATTGAAAACGAAGTATTATTTCCGAAAGCATTGGAATTAGAGGCAAAAGTTGCGAAATATGTAGCTGAATCTCTTAAAGAATATTAA
- the ruvX gene encoding Holliday junction resolvase RuvX encodes MARILAFDFGTKRIGIASTDPMQIIANALDTVHPKDVVVYLKKYLNTEPVEAFVVGLPRTLQNEESSNAANVKAFINLIKKNFPQTPIYGVDERFTSSMAFDTMLAGGVSKKGRRDKATIDKISATIILQSFMEQKQNGTATMIFKPDDANS; translated from the coding sequence ATGGCGCGTATCCTGGCATTCGATTTTGGTACTAAACGTATTGGTATAGCAAGTACCGACCCGATGCAAATCATTGCTAATGCCCTGGATACAGTACATCCCAAAGATGTGGTTGTGTATCTTAAAAAATATCTGAATACAGAACCCGTTGAAGCATTTGTGGTGGGCCTTCCACGTACACTGCAAAACGAAGAATCTTCCAACGCTGCCAATGTAAAAGCGTTCATTAATCTTATTAAAAAAAACTTTCCGCAAACTCCTATTTACGGCGTTGACGAACGCTTTACATCCTCTATGGCTTTTGATACCATGCTGGCTGGGGGCGTGAGTAAAAAAGGCAGAAGAGACAAAGCAACTATTGACAAGATCAGCGCAACCATTATTCTGCAGTCTTTCATGGAACAGAAGCAGAATGGAACGGCGACGATGATTTTTAAACCGGATGACGCTAATAGCTGA
- the def gene encoding peptide deformylase, producing MIYPIVAYGDPVLKKVAQDIEKGSLDVVKMSADMFETMENAHGVGLAAPQVALNLRMFVIDTSVFDDEKITPVRKTFINPVIEEEWGDEWPYEEGCLSIPGVRADVYRPANLRIRYFDTDWKEHVEEFDGMTARVIQHEYDHIEGVLFVDHLSSIKKRLLKGKLTNISKGDCDASYRMKFPIKK from the coding sequence ATGATTTATCCGATTGTGGCATACGGGGATCCTGTGTTGAAGAAAGTTGCCCAAGACATTGAAAAAGGAAGCCTGGATGTTGTCAAGATGTCTGCAGACATGTTTGAAACAATGGAAAACGCGCATGGCGTTGGCCTTGCTGCGCCTCAGGTTGCATTAAACCTACGCATGTTTGTTATTGATACTTCCGTTTTCGACGATGAAAAAATAACTCCTGTTCGTAAAACATTTATAAATCCGGTTATTGAAGAAGAGTGGGGCGATGAATGGCCGTATGAAGAAGGTTGCCTGAGTATTCCCGGGGTACGTGCAGACGTATATCGTCCGGCGAATCTTCGGATCCGTTATTTCGATACCGATTGGAAAGAACATGTGGAAGAATTTGACGGCATGACAGCCCGTGTGATCCAACATGAATACGATCACATTGAAGGCGTATTGTTTGTCGACCATTTATCTTCGATCAAAAAACGGTTATTAAAAGGGAAACTAACCAACATCAGTAAAGGCGATTGCGACGCATCGTATCGTATGAAATTCCCGATTAAAAAATAA